In the genome of Neorhizobium sp. NCHU2750, one region contains:
- a CDS encoding ABC transporter permease, with protein sequence MKRLTRVGRSLLRNLIQAVPTMFVIVTLGFFVLQLAPGDAADYMAAESGAATQETVADIRRAFGLDLPLLDQLANYYTSLAHFSLGISPRYGVPVADLIMERLPGTLTLMVLAIVIALLVGIAAGTIMALNATRAADRILSVASLLFYSVPTFWIGLIFIIVFSVKLGWLPAGGMKTIGASSGGFGWLIDRASYALLPATSLALYYMAIYARLTRSSILEVIGQDHVRTAKAKGLAPRQVVLRHVLRNALIPITTVAGIHVAGILGGAIVIETVFSWPGMGRLAFDAVMAREYTLLLGIMLVSSVLVICVNAIVDIIQAALDPRIEVR encoded by the coding sequence ATGAAGAGGCTTACGCGGGTTGGCCGCAGTCTGCTACGCAACCTCATTCAGGCGGTCCCGACGATGTTCGTCATCGTCACGCTCGGTTTCTTCGTGCTGCAGCTCGCGCCTGGGGATGCCGCCGATTACATGGCGGCCGAATCCGGTGCCGCCACGCAGGAAACGGTGGCCGACATTCGCCGGGCTTTCGGGCTCGATCTGCCGCTGCTCGATCAGCTTGCGAACTACTATACAAGTCTGGCGCATTTCAGTCTCGGCATATCTCCCCGCTACGGTGTCCCCGTCGCCGATCTCATCATGGAGCGTCTGCCGGGTACCCTGACGCTCATGGTTCTTGCGATCGTCATCGCCCTGCTGGTGGGGATCGCAGCTGGCACGATCATGGCACTGAACGCAACGCGCGCGGCCGATCGCATTCTTTCGGTGGCATCGCTGCTGTTCTACTCAGTCCCGACATTCTGGATCGGATTGATCTTCATCATCGTCTTCTCGGTGAAGCTCGGCTGGCTACCGGCTGGCGGCATGAAAACCATCGGCGCTTCCTCGGGGGGCTTTGGCTGGCTTATCGACCGCGCCTCTTATGCATTGCTCCCCGCGACGTCACTGGCGCTCTATTACATGGCGATCTACGCACGTCTCACCCGATCTTCTATCCTTGAGGTCATCGGGCAGGATCATGTCCGCACCGCAAAGGCGAAGGGTCTGGCGCCACGACAGGTTGTCCTTCGCCACGTGCTGCGCAACGCGCTCATCCCGATCACCACGGTGGCCGGTATCCACGTGGCCGGCATTCTTGGCGGCGCCATCGTCATCGAAACGGTCTTCAGTTGGCCAGGCATGGGTCGGCTTGCCTTTGATGCCGTCATGGCGCGTGAATATACGCTGTTGCTCGGCATCATGCTGGTCTCGTCTGTCCTGGTGATTTGCGTCAACGCTATCGTCGACATCATCCAGGCTGCCCTCGATCCCAGAATCGAGGTGCGCTGA
- a CDS encoding NAD(P)/FAD-dependent oxidoreductase: MTVQQKIASGRSSGRTVSQERLNQLSEQTRRAIAQLEPVTLDWVAPVATDMDVAVIGGGQSGVAIAFGLRRAGIRRVQVFDAATPETAGVWNTIARMHTLRAGKGFTGLEQGIPELTFEHWYVALHGDAAFAAMAEIPRTVWLDYLNWYRETAGIDVRWQHRLISIDPRSDAENAPLNLRFELQDKGVIDLSTQTIVLATGLDGLGEPYIPSVLSHTLPPDRLVHTNDLINFASLRGLSVGVVGAAASAFDAAAVALEHGAASVHQFVRHGDLVEANDQAAARPSADKLFFPEFDDAMRWRLILERRRRSSAPDAAIARACQHPNHYLHFNVAAEQIVALGDDIVARTTTGDIMLDTVIAATGYRQNVYARPELTAAAPHILLWQDRVAAAERESGWSSHPYLGKGFELQEIEPGSAPWLKRIHVYTFAAIISHGIHAGDIGSAAIALPRLIAAVARSLFIHARADYERLASLGPSIAVDRVAPSPVSGPWEAAP, from the coding sequence ATGACAGTTCAACAAAAAATCGCGTCGGGCCGATCAAGCGGGAGAACGGTGTCGCAAGAGCGTCTCAACCAGCTCAGTGAACAGACGCGTCGCGCAATCGCGCAGCTCGAACCGGTCACTCTGGATTGGGTTGCTCCGGTCGCCACAGATATGGACGTTGCCGTCATCGGCGGTGGTCAGAGTGGTGTTGCCATTGCGTTTGGACTGCGCCGTGCCGGCATCCGACGGGTGCAGGTTTTCGATGCCGCCACGCCGGAAACAGCGGGCGTCTGGAATACCATAGCCAGGATGCACACGCTTCGCGCGGGCAAGGGATTTACCGGTCTCGAACAGGGCATCCCTGAACTGACATTCGAGCACTGGTACGTTGCGCTTCATGGTGACGCCGCATTTGCCGCAATGGCGGAAATACCCCGCACCGTCTGGCTCGACTATCTCAACTGGTATCGCGAAACGGCGGGGATCGACGTGCGATGGCAGCATCGCCTGATTTCGATCGATCCGCGTTCGGACGCCGAAAACGCACCGCTCAATCTGCGCTTTGAACTGCAGGACAAGGGCGTGATAGATCTGTCAACACAGACGATCGTACTGGCAACTGGCCTGGACGGCTTGGGCGAACCCTATATACCGTCGGTTCTTTCCCACACTCTTCCTCCCGACCGCCTTGTCCACACGAACGACCTCATTAATTTCGCTAGCCTTCGCGGCTTGAGCGTGGGTGTGGTCGGAGCGGCCGCATCCGCGTTCGACGCAGCGGCTGTCGCGCTGGAACATGGTGCAGCGAGTGTGCATCAATTCGTCCGACACGGCGATCTCGTAGAGGCCAACGATCAGGCTGCCGCCAGACCCTCGGCTGACAAGCTGTTCTTTCCGGAATTCGATGATGCAATGCGATGGCGTTTGATTTTGGAGCGCCGGCGACGCAGCTCCGCGCCGGATGCGGCCATCGCCCGGGCCTGCCAGCATCCGAACCACTATCTCCATTTCAACGTTGCGGCAGAACAGATTGTAGCTCTTGGCGACGATATCGTAGCGAGAACGACGACGGGCGATATAATGCTGGACACGGTCATTGCCGCGACCGGCTATAGGCAAAACGTTTATGCCCGGCCGGAACTGACCGCCGCGGCTCCCCACATTCTCCTCTGGCAAGACCGCGTTGCGGCGGCGGAGAGGGAAAGCGGCTGGTCTTCGCATCCCTATCTTGGGAAAGGTTTTGAATTGCAGGAGATAGAGCCTGGTTCGGCGCCATGGCTTAAGCGTATCCATGTCTATACCTTCGCGGCGATCATCAGTCACGGCATCCATGCTGGCGATATCGGCAGCGCCGCGATCGCACTGCCCCGCCTGATCGCGGCAGTCGCTCGCTCACTCTTTATCCATGCTCGCGCGGACTACGAGCGGCTTGCGAGCCTCGGGCCGTCCATCGCGGTCGACCGCGTCGCTCCCTCACCCGTCTCCGGACCTTGGGAGGCAGCTCCATGA
- a CDS encoding LLM class flavin-dependent oxidoreductase, protein MTRDPHHTLTSTELTQNDPVPSPADFDESPVARIFRQPTMLGLFLPLNAGGWSASHLPRTTSWDFGYNRNLVRIADELGFDIVFGLSQWLPKGGFGEVLNGTSLDPFVTMAALATETKNILLASTVHILYGPWHPLHLARAGATLDHITNGRWGLNVVTGHRRIEHEMFGGSQIEHDQRYRLADEFVNALKALWRSDEPVTFSGKSPWRIKEGFITPKPRFGRPLLISATGSPAGIDFAARQSDIVFVTSPGGGSFEAARASLGAHTATVKAAAARNGRTIRVILNPIIVCRDTDQEAQEYYGAIVAAVEQRNVGGLHNIADTKDFDKRLVSDAQAWAKSNDVNSVDAIAVGGNVRLVGSPQRIVEQLAALHAEGVDGFHISFFDYLPDLTHFGRTVLPLMRAAGLRL, encoded by the coding sequence ATGACGCGCGACCCTCACCACACGCTCACATCCACGGAACTAACGCAGAACGATCCGGTCCCGTCACCCGCTGATTTTGACGAAAGCCCAGTCGCGCGCATCTTCCGGCAGCCGACGATGCTCGGCCTCTTTCTGCCACTCAATGCCGGTGGCTGGAGTGCGTCGCATCTGCCACGCACGACGTCATGGGATTTCGGCTACAACCGCAACCTCGTACGAATCGCTGACGAACTCGGCTTCGACATCGTCTTTGGACTGTCGCAATGGCTTCCGAAAGGCGGGTTCGGCGAAGTACTGAACGGCACCTCTCTCGACCCCTTCGTCACCATGGCTGCGCTGGCGACAGAGACGAAGAATATCCTGCTCGCATCGACCGTGCATATCCTGTATGGACCTTGGCACCCGCTTCATCTGGCGCGCGCCGGCGCCACCCTCGATCACATCACAAATGGCCGCTGGGGCCTCAATGTCGTGACCGGTCATCGCCGGATTGAACACGAGATGTTCGGCGGCTCGCAGATCGAGCACGATCAGCGGTACAGGCTCGCCGACGAATTCGTCAATGCGCTGAAGGCATTGTGGCGCTCGGACGAGCCCGTCACCTTTTCCGGTAAATCGCCATGGCGGATCAAAGAGGGCTTCATCACGCCGAAGCCGCGTTTCGGCCGACCCCTTCTGATCAGCGCGACAGGCTCGCCCGCCGGCATAGACTTCGCTGCGCGGCAATCGGATATCGTCTTTGTCACTAGCCCCGGCGGGGGCAGTTTCGAGGCAGCGCGGGCGTCGCTCGGCGCCCATACCGCCACCGTCAAGGCAGCTGCGGCTCGAAACGGGCGCACAATCCGCGTCATCCTCAATCCAATCATCGTCTGTCGCGACACGGATCAGGAAGCTCAGGAATACTATGGCGCGATTGTTGCCGCCGTCGAGCAGAGGAATGTCGGCGGGCTGCATAACATTGCTGACACGAAGGATTTCGACAAACGGCTGGTCAGCGACGCGCAGGCGTGGGCGAAGAGCAACGATGTAAACTCGGTCGATGCGATCGCTGTCGGGGGGAATGTCCGGCTCGTCGGCTCGCCTCAACGGATCGTCGAACAGCTTGCCGCTTTGCATGCCGAAGGAGTGGACGGTTTCCACATCTCCTTCTTCGACTACCTGCCCGACCTCACCCATTTCGGACGAACCGTTCTCCCGCTGATGCGGGCAGCCGGTTTGCGGCTCTAG
- a CDS encoding NtaA/DmoA family FMN-dependent monooxygenase (This protein belongs to a clade of FMN-dependent monooxygenases, within a broader family of flavin-dependent oxidoreductases, the luciferase-like monooxygenase (LMM) family, some of whose members use coenzyme F420 rather than FMN.) — translation MQRELHFTANYNLGLGLHPARWRLIDNPAQFLDVNAHIEVAQIAEKAGFDAVFLSDFQSLPMEPPVEPWHALDPLLALSAIAARTESVGLIATVSTTFSEPYELARKLSSLDHISGGRAAWNIVTSYLPEAGWNFGMDLPTHDERYDRAEEFVSVAKALWASWGDGALLLDQAGGTFVDWKKVSHLNHVGMHFKVRGPLQVPTSPQGKPILVQAGSSEVGLSFGARHADLIYSLQTNLEAAQAGYRRTKDAVRKAGRDPDRTLFMPGIYPVVGSTEEEALRKVERLDALRDLAADARWFGIRLGVPLGGEDLDKPAPTRAQADFTPAVSTGISESTWQMIERRPGATLREILLSSQGRNRFIAGTPEKVADEIELWFRSGAADGFNVSATHFPDGFSSFTESVIPILQRRGIFRSEYRHSTLRGNLGLGE, via the coding sequence ATGCAACGAGAACTTCATTTCACCGCAAATTACAATCTTGGCCTCGGCTTGCACCCAGCGCGATGGCGCCTCATCGACAACCCCGCGCAGTTTCTCGATGTGAACGCTCACATCGAGGTCGCGCAGATCGCGGAGAAGGCAGGTTTCGACGCTGTTTTTCTATCGGACTTCCAAAGCCTTCCGATGGAGCCGCCAGTCGAACCGTGGCACGCACTCGATCCATTGCTGGCACTTTCGGCGATAGCGGCGAGAACTGAATCCGTGGGACTGATCGCCACTGTTTCCACGACATTTTCCGAGCCCTACGAACTCGCCCGCAAGCTCTCTTCGCTCGATCATATCAGCGGTGGCCGTGCTGCCTGGAATATTGTGACAAGCTATCTTCCGGAAGCAGGCTGGAATTTCGGCATGGACCTGCCGACGCATGACGAGCGTTACGACCGTGCGGAGGAGTTCGTGAGCGTTGCAAAGGCTCTCTGGGCAAGCTGGGGAGACGGTGCGCTATTACTCGACCAGGCTGGCGGCACGTTCGTCGACTGGAAGAAGGTCAGCCATCTCAACCATGTTGGAATGCATTTTAAAGTCCGTGGGCCCTTGCAGGTGCCGACCAGCCCGCAAGGAAAGCCCATCCTGGTACAAGCCGGATCCTCCGAGGTCGGCCTTAGCTTCGGCGCAAGGCACGCCGACCTGATCTATAGCCTCCAGACCAACCTCGAGGCGGCCCAGGCGGGTTACAGAAGGACGAAGGATGCGGTGCGCAAGGCGGGGCGCGATCCCGACCGGACGCTGTTCATGCCTGGAATCTATCCGGTCGTTGGCTCAACCGAAGAAGAGGCGCTCAGAAAAGTTGAACGACTCGACGCGCTTCGCGACCTCGCCGCCGATGCGCGCTGGTTCGGGATTCGTCTTGGTGTCCCTCTTGGTGGCGAGGACCTCGACAAACCGGCTCCGACCCGCGCTCAGGCTGACTTCACACCTGCGGTTTCAACCGGGATTTCGGAATCCACCTGGCAGATGATCGAGCGGCGGCCCGGCGCGACGCTGCGGGAAATCCTGCTCAGTTCGCAGGGACGCAACCGCTTTATTGCCGGGACGCCAGAGAAGGTCGCCGATGAGATTGAGTTGTGGTTCCGCAGCGGTGCGGCTGACGGCTTCAATGTCAGCGCCACGCATTTTCCCGATGGCTTCAGTTCGTTTACGGAAAGCGTCATCCCCATCCTGCAGCGACGTGGCATCTTCCGGTCGGAATATCGGCACAGCACATTGCGCGGAAACCTGGGGCTCGGTGAATGA
- a CDS encoding LysR family transcriptional regulator gives MRGTDFGNLRAFMMIVDSGSFVRAAAALKIAPSTLSYTIQVLEGRLGTKLLQRTTRTVRLTEAGSRLARRLGPMMSEFDTLMEDLTEPREKPSGTLKLCVPRMPMRLYMEPLLNGFEAAYTDITIDLTIGDVLVDIAVSGFDAAVIPNRSIQDDLVSIRLGPELKRIVYASPRYLARFGAPSEPGDLVHHNCINFRGPHTGAIYPWEFQRGQERFEVAVSGSLIVSDSTYTLSAALSGKGIGYGIEPISKPFLDDGSLISLLEGWVAPHPGFMLCYPKNRNISAALKALLSYVRKQSRAGSRLNDDRVNGRLGSTHIVRT, from the coding sequence ATGCGGGGCACCGACTTTGGCAATCTGCGTGCTTTTATGATGATCGTGGATTCCGGCAGTTTCGTTCGGGCCGCAGCAGCCCTGAAAATCGCGCCTTCCACTCTCAGCTACACAATCCAGGTTCTGGAAGGGCGGCTTGGGACGAAACTGCTGCAGCGTACGACGAGAACGGTCAGATTGACCGAAGCTGGAAGTCGATTGGCCCGGCGCCTCGGGCCAATGATGTCCGAATTCGACACCTTGATGGAGGACCTGACGGAGCCTCGGGAAAAGCCCTCCGGGACGCTGAAGCTTTGCGTCCCGCGTATGCCGATGCGGCTTTATATGGAACCGCTTCTTAATGGCTTCGAAGCCGCTTACACGGACATTACCATCGATCTCACGATTGGAGATGTGCTCGTCGACATCGCGGTGTCCGGGTTTGATGCTGCGGTCATCCCTAACCGGAGCATCCAGGACGATCTGGTCTCTATTCGGTTAGGACCGGAATTAAAGCGCATTGTCTACGCCTCACCAAGATATCTCGCCCGTTTCGGGGCGCCCTCTGAACCGGGAGACCTCGTTCATCATAATTGCATCAACTTTCGAGGCCCCCACACCGGAGCAATCTACCCCTGGGAGTTTCAGCGCGGTCAAGAACGCTTCGAGGTTGCTGTCAGCGGTTCGCTCATCGTGTCGGATTCGACCTACACACTTTCAGCCGCTCTCAGCGGCAAGGGCATAGGCTATGGCATAGAGCCAATTTCGAAGCCTTTTCTGGACGACGGCAGTCTGATTTCACTCCTGGAAGGCTGGGTCGCCCCCCATCCGGGGTTCATGCTGTGTTATCCAAAGAACCGGAATATCTCCGCCGCACTCAAGGCATTGCTTTCGTATGTAAGAAAGCAGAGCCGTGCCGGCAGTAGACTGAACGACGACCGTGTGAATGGTCGCCTTGGATCTACTCATATTGTTCGAACATGA
- a CDS encoding DUF6088 family protein yields the protein MKRARAGGRGSVFTPSDFLDVAARAAVDQALSRLARNGKLRRLTRGLYDFPKVHPQLGALSPRPDDVAKALARETGSQVQIAGARAANALGLSTQVPAHSIYLTDGPSRRVVLDKRVVDLRHASPKHLIAPDSAAGTVVQALRHVGAVRAADVAQIASRRLSASDKKTLASNAVRAPAWMRSTLVSIANAMPSEIDG from the coding sequence ATGAAGCGTGCCCGTGCCGGCGGGCGCGGCAGTGTCTTCACGCCCAGTGATTTCCTGGACGTGGCCGCGCGCGCGGCCGTCGACCAAGCGCTTTCTCGGTTGGCCAGGAATGGAAAGCTTCGGCGCCTGACGCGAGGCCTGTACGACTTCCCAAAGGTTCATCCGCAACTTGGGGCCCTTTCGCCTAGGCCTGACGATGTGGCGAAAGCGTTGGCGCGGGAGACCGGATCTCAGGTGCAGATCGCCGGTGCGCGCGCGGCGAATGCCCTTGGCCTGTCAACACAGGTCCCCGCACATAGCATCTATCTGACTGATGGCCCGTCGCGCCGTGTTGTGCTCGATAAGCGCGTCGTTGATCTGCGCCACGCTTCGCCCAAGCACCTTATTGCTCCGGACAGTGCTGCCGGCACAGTTGTTCAGGCCCTTCGTCACGTCGGGGCGGTGCGTGCCGCCGACGTTGCGCAGATCGCCTCGCGTCGACTGTCGGCCAGCGACAAGAAGACGCTAGCATCCAATGCGGTCCGGGCTCCCGCTTGGATGCGTTCGACGCTGGTCTCGATCGCTAACGCAATGCCGAGTGAGATAGATGGATAA
- a CDS encoding ATP-binding protein, giving the protein MTTAQQLISLLKSHVEGDDEQFLTIALQAAASEARRGHGKVAVQLRELVDAARANKDRTSGRKKAPVPIAQPRGDLANLVAVRYTDVRLSSMILPAELEARLKRVILEQRQQHKLRSHGLAPRRKLLLIGPPGSGKTMTAAALAGELHTPLFTVQLDGLMTKFMGETASKLRLVFSAMAETKGVYFFDEFDAIGAKRAERNDVGEIRRVLNSFLQFLEEDESDGLVVAATNHPELLDPALFRRFDDVIEYALPSVEVATGILQARLSSFDTRDINWTKAVTDAAGLSQAEIARAAADAAKLVVLSDRDRITQNDLSLAIAERKGAASQ; this is encoded by the coding sequence ATGACCACGGCGCAGCAGTTGATCTCGCTGCTGAAGAGCCACGTCGAAGGCGACGACGAGCAGTTCCTGACGATTGCATTGCAGGCTGCAGCAAGTGAGGCCCGCAGGGGTCATGGAAAGGTGGCTGTGCAACTCCGCGAGCTTGTCGATGCAGCGCGCGCCAACAAGGATCGTACCTCCGGGCGCAAGAAAGCCCCTGTTCCTATTGCGCAGCCACGCGGTGATCTCGCGAACCTGGTTGCGGTGCGCTACACTGACGTTCGGTTGTCGAGCATGATCCTTCCTGCGGAGCTCGAAGCTCGTTTGAAACGAGTCATTCTCGAGCAGCGACAACAGCATAAGCTTCGCAGCCATGGGCTGGCCCCACGGCGCAAACTGTTGCTCATCGGTCCCCCCGGATCCGGAAAGACAATGACCGCGGCTGCGCTCGCCGGTGAACTCCATACGCCGTTGTTCACCGTGCAGCTCGATGGCTTGATGACGAAGTTCATGGGGGAGACCGCCTCAAAGTTGCGGCTGGTGTTCTCGGCGATGGCTGAAACCAAAGGCGTCTACTTCTTCGACGAGTTCGATGCGATCGGCGCGAAGCGCGCGGAACGCAATGACGTGGGCGAGATCCGGCGTGTCCTCAATTCGTTCCTTCAATTCCTCGAGGAGGATGAGAGTGACGGTCTGGTGGTGGCGGCGACTAATCACCCGGAATTGCTCGATCCAGCGCTCTTTCGGCGGTTCGATGACGTCATCGAGTATGCATTGCCGAGCGTTGAAGTCGCGACCGGCATTTTGCAAGCGCGCCTTTCCAGCTTCGACACCCGGGATATCAACTGGACAAAAGCGGTTACAGATGCTGCCGGTTTGAGCCAGGCCGAGATTGCTCGCGCTGCGGCCGACGCCGCGAAACTCGTCGTCCTGTCCGACCGGGACCGCATCACCCAGAACGATCTGTCCCTCGCGATAGCCGAACGCAAAGGAGCGGCGTCGCAATAA
- a CDS encoding S8 family peptidase — protein MAEEPPRPLPHVYLPGHGNIQDYTARGGGGGTTVPVRDRAQHAVKLTEALTRAVADAEAQLRAREPDLAGGTPGFYLEFELPSSQSEIVDKLENRQGRFPIELVSVRPIGEGGNAIAATVFVPERQRDYYLKKVAEYRDQDRIQRVEVDGEIVERNNGPKNEVLVASLETARLAVARSLYTDDEAFFPVPGTAIWWEVWLRLGTRDTFATAAERLELPVREHALQFPEREVLIVHASAETLGRIIAHTDTIAELRTARDTPAFFMEMDGAEQRAWAAETAGRIVAPDGDRPAVCLLDSGSTRRHPLILPALAAVDQQAFDPGWNVEDTSNQGHGGHGTQLSGVALYGDLTDVLAGAGQIILTHRLESVKILPDHGANDPDLFGAITAQSIARAEIVAPNRPRAICLALTSDGDHWRGRPSSWSAALDALAYGADNAPRLIAVSAGNIREDIHQNDYLVRNDIMPIESPAQAWNVLTVGAFTEKTTITDPVFNGWGVMAQVGDLMPRSRTSVTWNYDWPLKPDVVFEGGNLGVDPATLIGDHLDDLALLTTYRTPENRAFTTTGETSAATALAARMGAQILGQRPDLWSETVRALIVHSAEWTPTMKAHLGGINKNALMRRYGFGVPSLVRALGSLDNDVTMVIENEMQPFKTVGSRIETKDMVLHALPWPTEELEALGETQVQLRITLSYFIEPNPGERGQTRRHSYASHGLRFALKPGDERPDVFLRRINAAAGARPPARAAGDTGWTLGPVLRNRGSLHGDIWEGNAVELSQRDAIAIYPTGGWWRENTGQRRGDTAVRYALVATLRTAADVDLYTPISTPILPEVAPEILIET, from the coding sequence ATGGCAGAAGAACCACCGCGTCCACTCCCACACGTTTATTTGCCCGGTCACGGGAACATCCAGGACTACACCGCCAGAGGCGGAGGTGGCGGCACAACCGTGCCGGTGCGCGATAGGGCTCAGCATGCTGTAAAGCTGACAGAAGCCCTTACCCGGGCAGTGGCAGACGCGGAAGCGCAATTGAGAGCCCGCGAGCCCGACCTTGCGGGTGGAACGCCAGGTTTCTATCTTGAGTTCGAACTCCCTTCATCCCAGAGCGAGATCGTCGATAAGCTCGAAAACCGCCAGGGCAGGTTTCCGATCGAACTTGTTAGCGTTCGCCCGATAGGGGAGGGAGGGAACGCGATTGCCGCCACCGTCTTCGTCCCCGAGCGCCAGCGCGACTATTACCTCAAGAAGGTGGCCGAATATCGCGACCAGGACCGGATCCAACGGGTCGAGGTGGACGGTGAGATCGTCGAAAGAAACAACGGACCCAAGAATGAAGTGCTCGTGGCCTCACTTGAGACCGCGCGTCTTGCGGTGGCCAGATCCCTCTATACGGATGACGAGGCGTTCTTTCCGGTGCCCGGTACGGCCATCTGGTGGGAGGTCTGGCTGCGTCTCGGGACCAGAGATACCTTTGCGACGGCGGCTGAGCGACTGGAGCTTCCGGTGCGTGAACATGCCCTTCAGTTTCCGGAGCGCGAGGTGTTGATCGTCCACGCGAGCGCCGAAACCCTCGGGCGGATCATTGCGCACACCGACACGATCGCAGAGCTACGAACCGCCCGCGATACACCGGCCTTCTTTATGGAGATGGACGGCGCCGAGCAACGCGCCTGGGCTGCGGAGACGGCGGGCCGCATTGTGGCCCCCGATGGTGACCGTCCCGCCGTCTGCCTTCTCGATTCAGGCTCTACCCGACGTCACCCTTTGATCCTCCCGGCGCTCGCAGCAGTGGATCAGCAGGCATTCGATCCCGGCTGGAACGTCGAAGACACCAGTAATCAGGGGCACGGCGGACATGGCACCCAGCTTTCCGGCGTCGCCCTATACGGTGACCTGACCGATGTTCTCGCCGGAGCCGGGCAGATCATCCTGACGCACCGACTGGAGTCGGTAAAGATTCTGCCCGACCATGGCGCGAATGACCCCGATCTCTTCGGCGCCATCACCGCCCAATCAATCGCCCGTGCCGAGATCGTTGCGCCGAACCGGCCTCGCGCGATCTGCCTTGCCCTGACCAGTGACGGCGATCACTGGCGCGGCCGTCCGTCGTCATGGTCTGCGGCTCTCGACGCACTTGCCTATGGCGCCGACAATGCGCCGCGCCTGATTGCGGTTTCCGCCGGCAATATTCGTGAGGATATCCATCAGAACGATTATCTCGTCCGCAACGATATCATGCCGATCGAAAGCCCTGCTCAGGCGTGGAATGTGCTGACGGTCGGAGCATTTACCGAGAAGACGACAATCACCGACCCTGTCTTCAACGGGTGGGGTGTCATGGCCCAGGTCGGCGATCTTATGCCACGTAGCCGCACCTCCGTCACTTGGAACTACGATTGGCCCCTCAAACCCGATGTCGTCTTCGAGGGTGGCAATCTGGGCGTAGATCCGGCGACGCTCATTGGTGATCACCTTGACGATCTCGCGCTGCTGACGACCTATCGGACGCCTGAGAACCGGGCGTTCACGACGACCGGCGAGACCAGTGCAGCAACTGCGCTCGCGGCAAGGATGGGCGCGCAGATCCTGGGGCAGCGTCCTGATCTGTGGTCCGAGACGGTCAGGGCGCTGATCGTCCATTCGGCGGAATGGACACCGACGATGAAAGCCCATCTTGGCGGGATCAACAAGAATGCCTTGATGCGGCGTTACGGTTTCGGGGTTCCATCACTGGTGCGCGCCCTTGGAAGTCTCGATAACGATGTCACCATGGTCATTGAGAACGAGATGCAACCATTCAAGACCGTGGGCAGCAGGATCGAGACCAAGGACATGGTCCTGCACGCGCTTCCCTGGCCGACGGAGGAGCTCGAGGCTCTTGGAGAAACCCAGGTCCAGTTGCGGATCACGCTCAGCTATTTCATTGAGCCCAATCCTGGGGAGCGTGGCCAAACACGCCGTCACAGCTACGCTTCGCATGGATTGCGGTTTGCGTTGAAACCGGGCGACGAGCGCCCCGATGTCTTCTTGCGTCGCATCAATGCCGCGGCCGGGGCAAGGCCGCCGGCAAGGGCGGCGGGAGACACAGGCTGGACGCTTGGTCCCGTTCTTCGCAATCGAGGATCGCTGCATGGGGATATCTGGGAGGGAAACGCCGTCGAGCTCTCCCAGCGTGACGCTATCGCCATCTATCCGACTGGCGGATGGTGGCGGGAGAATACGGGTCAGAGAAGGGGTGATACAGCAGTTCGTTATGCACTTGTCGCAACGTTGCGAACTGCGGCTGATGTCGATCTCTACACCCCGATCAGCACCCCCATCCTTCCAGAGGTGGCGCCCGAAATTCTGATTGAGACTTAA